One genomic segment of bacterium includes these proteins:
- a CDS encoding MBL fold metallo-hydrolase, producing the protein MKTSRRKFIGLAATSLVLAGSGVSEGAREKKAGTNQILNIYDNMVDNPGDAISQWGFSTYITYNGQTILFDAGTCPDILEHNAKALGADLGAVDIAVLSHSHSDHIFGFDYFLKVNRDFTFYVPNDFTLGGKMTVKVPALKSGSGTAEADKEYPCGFMYRHPNTTMVEGHTDIGDGIHLITTSSPLTGWFNKYPPNETEPLFIGLPELSLALDRPDGQVTLISGCSHSKIEEIVKETKKHLGKNVALVIGGFHHAPYSADHVVTVAKMLKDELGVRQVATSHCTGQKAVGIFKDVYKDDFLRAGLGSRLAL; encoded by the coding sequence ATGAAAACGTCAAGAAGGAAATTTATCGGATTGGCCGCAACATCGCTGGTATTGGCAGGCAGCGGCGTTTCAGAAGGAGCACGTGAAAAAAAGGCAGGCACAAACCAGATTCTGAATATCTATGACAACATGGTGGATAATCCCGGCGATGCGATTTCCCAGTGGGGATTTTCGACGTATATCACCTATAACGGACAAACCATTCTGTTCGATGCCGGCACCTGTCCGGATATCCTCGAGCACAACGCCAAAGCGCTTGGAGCCGATCTCGGCGCGGTAGACATCGCCGTTCTTTCGCACAGTCACTCCGATCATATTTTTGGCTTCGACTATTTTCTGAAGGTAAACAGGGATTTTACGTTTTATGTACCCAACGATTTCACGCTCGGCGGGAAAATGACAGTGAAAGTTCCGGCACTAAAATCAGGGTCGGGAACAGCAGAGGCTGACAAAGAATATCCATGTGGTTTCATGTACCGTCATCCGAACACAACCATGGTGGAGGGGCATACGGATATCGGCGATGGCATACACCTTATAACGACATCGTCGCCATTGACAGGATGGTTCAACAAATACCCGCCCAACGAGACTGAGCCGCTGTTCATCGGATTACCGGAGCTTTCTCTTGCGCTGGACCGTCCGGATGGCCAGGTAACGCTCATTTCCGGCTGCTCGCATTCAAAAATCGAAGAGATCGTAAAGGAGACGAAGAAACATCTGGGGAAGAATGTTGCTCTCGTTATCGGCGGATTCCATCATGCGCCGTATTCCGCTGACCATGTCGTTACCGTAGCGAAGATGCTGAAGGACGAGCTGGGAGTACGACAGGTTGCCACATCGCACTGTACCGGTCAGAAGGCGGTCGGCATTTTTAAGGATGTGTACAAGGATGATTTCCTCAGAGCCGGTCTTGGCTCACGGCTGGCGTTGTAG
- a CDS encoding MotA/TolQ/ExbB proton channel family protein → MKVSMIFGIIILIAVCLYGMMSGTSLLLFINPPSLVIVVGILVGGILVPFGCSIPLNAMKKAHQKEGVVNPDELRQYLQFFDYASRLSIGAGIVGTLIGITQMLALINDPSMIGPSLAVALLTAFYGVLLSELVFRPLKHALMSKSA, encoded by the coding sequence ATGAAAGTATCGATGATTTTCGGCATCATCATTCTTATTGCGGTCTGTCTTTATGGAATGATGTCGGGTACGAGTTTGCTGCTCTTTATCAATCCTCCGTCGCTGGTGATCGTGGTTGGGATACTTGTCGGCGGCATCCTTGTGCCGTTCGGATGTTCCATTCCGCTCAATGCCATGAAAAAAGCGCATCAAAAAGAAGGGGTCGTCAATCCCGATGAGCTGAGACAGTACTTGCAGTTCTTCGATTACGCGTCACGGCTGTCGATAGGGGCCGGGATTGTCGGAACACTTATCGGGATTACTCAAATGCTTGCCTTGATAAACGATCCGTCAATGATCGGTCCGTCGCTTGCCGTGGCGCTTCTGACAGCCTTCTATGGAGTGCTTTTGTCGGAGCTCGTATTCCGGCCCCTGAAACATGCGCTCATGTCAAAATCCGCCTGA
- a CDS encoding PAS domain S-box protein: protein MTIPAEMNKNELIKLIEDMENLLIKKDMFREAFNQAPGAILITSQPGEIIECNQSALKLYGYSSSEILKLTMIDLLSEETADRIPELLKEESQSGGMDVRAVHKKKNGRPIPVIMITRLFTANEQHYRMMIIHDMADVEKTLKDTVPQTMTTEELSDILPEMTGEPEMVFETDQKGFIQRANTVFHDKTGYSNTDFKKGLNITHFFFPSNPGDKLGDITSLLPEKMKGINEFNLLCRDGSIMPVMGLFTTTISKRKTGGYKIHTYDVSEQKRFEHNLKMMEKLNALGETAGGVIHDFNNILSIILGNIEMLEKKFGSPHIFDITRKIRSAAVDGAVIVRRLQDFSQVYIQQSEEYIDINKIIIDTLDILKPKWFHIPLSQGIIIQVETDLKEVPEILGTAAEIREVLNNIMLNALDAMPKGGTITIKTDHVENFVLLTISDTGSGMSPETQKRLFEPFYTTKKNKGTGLGLSISFGIIKKFGGSISVESEQGAGSTFIITLPSIKGKTTNQKSAEKQHPADNQDEILVVDDEENICSLLREFLQKEGFTVTVATGGAKGLDYAKHHTYPVVITDLNMPGVSGWELARYIKLKNPETIIIMLSGWEETILALNAKEPTVDLILQKPISFSKLSDFIGKIRNKR from the coding sequence ATGACAATCCCAGCAGAAATGAATAAAAACGAGCTCATTAAACTCATCGAAGACATGGAAAACCTTCTCATTAAGAAGGACATGTTCAGAGAGGCTTTTAATCAGGCGCCCGGCGCTATTCTCATAACCTCGCAGCCGGGAGAAATCATCGAGTGTAATCAATCTGCGTTGAAACTGTACGGTTATTCGTCATCGGAGATACTGAAGCTCACCATGATCGATCTCCTTTCCGAAGAAACCGCCGACCGTATCCCGGAACTGCTGAAAGAGGAATCCCAGTCGGGCGGAATGGATGTCAGGGCTGTACATAAAAAGAAAAACGGCCGGCCAATCCCCGTTATAATGATCACCAGACTGTTCACCGCAAACGAACAACATTACCGTATGATGATTATCCATGACATGGCGGATGTCGAAAAAACCCTGAAAGATACAGTGCCGCAGACCATGACAACGGAGGAATTATCCGATATTCTCCCCGAAATGACCGGGGAGCCGGAGATGGTGTTTGAAACCGATCAGAAGGGCTTTATCCAGAGGGCAAACACTGTTTTTCACGACAAGACCGGATATTCAAACACAGATTTTAAAAAAGGTCTCAATATAACACACTTCTTCTTCCCGTCAAATCCGGGGGATAAACTCGGGGATATTACATCTCTCCTGCCGGAGAAAATGAAAGGGATAAACGAATTTAACCTCCTGTGCCGTGACGGAAGCATAATGCCGGTAATGGGACTGTTTACCACGACCATTTCGAAGAGAAAGACCGGGGGATATAAAATTCACACTTATGATGTTTCCGAGCAGAAACGGTTCGAGCACAATCTCAAAATGATGGAGAAACTCAACGCTCTCGGAGAAACAGCTGGCGGTGTTATCCACGATTTCAACAATATTCTCTCGATTATCCTCGGAAATATCGAGATGCTGGAAAAAAAGTTCGGTTCCCCTCATATTTTCGATATCACCAGGAAAATCAGGTCTGCGGCTGTGGACGGCGCCGTGATAGTCAGGCGTCTTCAGGACTTTTCACAGGTATATATACAGCAGAGTGAAGAGTATATAGACATCAACAAGATCATTATCGACACCCTGGATATTCTCAAACCGAAATGGTTTCATATTCCCCTCTCCCAGGGTATTATCATACAGGTGGAAACCGATCTCAAAGAGGTCCCCGAAATTCTCGGCACCGCCGCGGAAATCCGTGAGGTGCTCAACAATATCATGTTAAATGCCCTCGATGCCATGCCCAAAGGCGGCACTATCACCATCAAAACCGATCATGTGGAAAATTTCGTCCTGCTCACCATATCCGACACAGGATCGGGTATGTCTCCCGAAACCCAGAAACGCCTGTTCGAGCCGTTCTACACGACAAAGAAAAACAAGGGTACGGGTCTCGGGCTGAGCATTTCGTTTGGCATCATAAAGAAATTCGGCGGGTCCATCTCGGTCGAAAGCGAACAGGGCGCCGGTTCGACATTCATCATCACCCTCCCATCCATAAAAGGAAAAACAACCAATCAAAAAAGCGCAGAAAAACAACATCCTGCAGACAATCAGGACGAAATTCTCGTTGTCGATGACGAAGAAAACATCTGCTCCCTGCTCCGTGAATTCCTCCAGAAGGAAGGGTTCACGGTCACTGTGGCCACCGGCGGCGCAAAGGGACTCGACTATGCGAAACACCACACGTATCCCGTGGTGATAACCGATCTCAACATGCCCGGTGTTTCAGGCTGGGAGCTCGCCCGTTACATCAAGCTCAAGAATCCCGAAACGATCATCATCATGCTCAGCGGGTGGGAAGAAACCATTCTCGCACTCAATGCAAAGGAGCCGACGGTCGATTTAATCCTCCAGAAACCCATTTCATTCTCAAAACTTTCGGATTTTATCGGGAAAATCAGGAATAAAAGGTAA